A part of Aquibium oceanicum genomic DNA contains:
- a CDS encoding 5'-methylthioadenosine/S-adenosylhomocysteine nucleosidase (Enables the cleavage of the glycosidic bond in both 5'-methylthioadenosine and S-adenosylhomocysteine): MSDAPPSVSRMGGKAVLFVMAAEPEYGPHLKARFAPLMTGVGPVEAAVEMTAALSTLLRAGSPPDLVVSLGSAGSRVLEQAEIHQAVSVSYRDMDASALGFEKGATPFLNLPAIVPLPLRIPGIREATLSTGANVVSGPAYDAIQADMVDMETFAVLRACQKFDVPLIALRGISDGAAELRHVGDWTEYLHVIDENMAQAVDRLEAALAEGRIL; the protein is encoded by the coding sequence ATGAGCGACGCGCCGCCGTCCGTCAGCCGGATGGGCGGCAAGGCCGTCTTGTTCGTCATGGCCGCCGAACCCGAATACGGCCCGCATCTCAAGGCACGGTTCGCGCCGCTGATGACCGGCGTTGGTCCCGTGGAGGCCGCCGTCGAAATGACCGCGGCGCTCTCGACCTTACTCCGCGCCGGCTCGCCGCCCGATCTCGTCGTGTCGCTCGGTTCCGCGGGCAGCCGGGTTCTCGAGCAGGCGGAAATCCATCAGGCGGTATCGGTCTCCTATCGGGACATGGATGCCTCGGCCCTGGGATTCGAGAAAGGAGCGACGCCCTTTCTGAACCTGCCGGCGATCGTCCCCCTCCCCTTGCGCATTCCCGGCATCCGCGAAGCGACGCTCTCGACCGGAGCCAACGTCGTCTCCGGCCCCGCCTATGATGCGATCCAGGCCGACATGGTCGACATGGAGACATTCGCCGTGCTGCGCGCCTGCCAAAAGTTCGACGTTCCGCTGATCGCGCTTCGCGGCATCTCCGACGGAGCCGCCGAACTGCGCCACGTCGGCGACTGGACCGAATACCTGCACGTGATCGACGAGAATATGGCCCAGGCGGTCGACCGGCTCGAGGCGGCGCTCGCCGAAGGCCGCATCCTCTGA
- a CDS encoding Maf-like protein gives MSIFQKLVLASGSPRRIELLQQAGIEPYRVFPADIDETPQKAEHPRSLAKRLSKEKAEKALASLSKEAGWEGDAYILAADTVVAVGRRILPKADLLDEASNCLRLLSGRSHRVYTGLCLITPGGKARQKLVETRVRFKRLSREELESYLASGEWRGKAGGYAVQGLAGTFVVKLVGSYTNVVGLPLYETVSLLTGEGYKVHFSWLSGLTTT, from the coding sequence ATGAGCATTTTCCAGAAGCTGGTGCTCGCCTCGGGCTCTCCCCGCCGGATCGAACTCCTGCAGCAGGCGGGTATCGAGCCGTACCGGGTCTTTCCCGCCGACATCGATGAGACGCCGCAGAAGGCGGAGCATCCGCGCTCGCTTGCCAAGCGGCTGTCGAAGGAGAAGGCGGAGAAGGCGCTGGCCTCGCTTTCGAAGGAAGCCGGCTGGGAGGGGGATGCCTACATCCTCGCCGCCGATACCGTCGTCGCCGTCGGGCGGCGCATCCTGCCGAAGGCGGACCTGCTCGACGAGGCGTCCAATTGCCTGCGGCTGCTGTCAGGCCGCTCCCACCGGGTCTATACTGGCCTTTGCCTGATCACGCCGGGCGGAAAGGCGCGCCAGAAGCTGGTGGAAACGCGCGTTCGTTTCAAGCGCCTGTCTCGCGAGGAGCTGGAAAGCTATCTCGCCTCGGGCGAATGGCGCGGCAAGGCCGGCGGCTATGCCGTGCAGGGGCTCGCCGGAACCTTCGTAGTCAAGCTCGTCGGCTCCTACACGAACGTGGTGGGCCTGCCGCTTTACGAGACGGTGAGCCTGCTCACCGGCGAGGGTTACAAGGTCCACTTCAGCTGGCTGTCGGGGCTCACGACGACCTGA
- a CDS encoding low molecular weight phosphatase family protein, whose translation MNAIRSPMAEALARHVLPTGIFVASAGVRAGERDPFVDAVLAEDGLGIGDRRPRTMDDLEDGYFDLIVTLAPEAHHAALDLTRSVSAEVEYWPMPDPSTATGTRDQIMSAYRALKERLEKRIRSRFGLESDAGGT comes from the coding sequence ATGAATGCGATACGCTCGCCGATGGCGGAGGCACTGGCGCGGCACGTGCTGCCGACCGGGATTTTCGTTGCCTCGGCGGGCGTGCGAGCCGGCGAACGCGATCCGTTTGTCGATGCCGTACTCGCGGAGGACGGGCTCGGCATCGGCGACCGCCGTCCGCGAACGATGGACGACCTTGAGGACGGCTATTTCGACCTGATCGTGACGCTCGCACCGGAAGCCCATCACGCAGCGCTTGATCTGACGCGCTCGGTTTCGGCGGAGGTCGAGTACTGGCCGATGCCCGACCCGTCCACCGCGACGGGGACGCGCGATCAGATCATGTCGGCATATCGCGCCCTCAAGGAGCGGCTGGAGAAGCGGATCAGGTCCCGTTTCGGTCTGGAAAGCGACGCGGGCGGGACCTGA
- the katG gene encoding catalase/peroxidase HPI: MDARTEEGAGKCPFTGGGSRGHRNRDWWPEQLDIEMLHRNSSLSDPMGEAFDYAEEFKTLDLNAVIEDLRKVMTDSQDWWPADFGHYGGLFIRMAWHSAGTYRITDGRGGAGAGQQRFAPLNSWPDNANLDKARRLIWPIKQKYGRKLSWADLMVLTGNVALETMGFKTFGFAGGRADVWEPEELYWGPEGTWLGDSRYSGERQLNDPLAAVQMGLIYVNPEGPNGKPDPVAAAKDIRMTFYRMAMNDEETVALIAGGHTLGKTHGAGDPSLVGADPEGSAIEDQGLGWKSGHGTGFGADTITGGPEVTWSQTPTQWSNHFFDNLFRFAWELTKSPAGAYQWVAKDAPEDVPDAHDPSKKRRPTMLTTDLSLRFDPEYEKISRRFYENPDQFADAFARAWFKLTHRDMGPKVRYLGPLVPQETLIWQDPIPDVDHELVGDQDVADLKAKVLASGLSVSELVSTAWASASTFRRSDKRGGANGARIRLAPQRDWEVNDPVQLSMVLEKLESIQTEYNAAQTGGKKVSLADLIVLAGCAAVEKAARDAGVDVTVPFTPGRMDASQEETDIDSFRALEPRTDAFRNYLSGKQFMQPEEAMVDRAQLLTLTGPEMTVLLGGLRVLGANAGGSDHGVFTREVGKLTNDFFVNLLTMDTEWKALADGTYEGHDRRTNEVKWRATRVDLIFGSHSQLRAFAEVYACADSREKFVKDFVAAWNKVMNADRFDLVYEKKAA, encoded by the coding sequence ATGGACGCAAGAACTGAAGAAGGCGCGGGCAAGTGCCCGTTCACCGGCGGCGGCAGTCGCGGACACAGGAACCGCGACTGGTGGCCCGAACAGCTCGACATCGAGATGCTCCACCGCAACTCCAGCCTGTCCGATCCGATGGGCGAGGCGTTCGACTATGCCGAGGAGTTCAAGACCCTCGATCTGAATGCCGTGATCGAGGATCTGCGCAAGGTCATGACCGATTCGCAGGACTGGTGGCCGGCCGACTTCGGGCACTATGGCGGTCTTTTCATTCGCATGGCCTGGCATAGCGCAGGCACCTACCGCATCACCGACGGCCGCGGCGGCGCGGGAGCGGGCCAGCAGCGCTTCGCGCCGCTCAATTCCTGGCCCGACAACGCCAATCTCGACAAGGCGCGCCGGCTCATCTGGCCGATCAAGCAGAAGTACGGCCGCAAGCTCTCCTGGGCCGACCTGATGGTGCTTACCGGCAACGTCGCGCTGGAGACGATGGGCTTCAAGACCTTCGGCTTCGCCGGAGGACGCGCCGACGTGTGGGAGCCGGAAGAACTCTACTGGGGGCCGGAAGGCACCTGGCTCGGCGATTCGCGCTACAGCGGCGAGCGTCAGTTGAACGACCCGCTCGCGGCGGTGCAGATGGGCCTGATCTACGTGAACCCCGAAGGCCCTAACGGCAAGCCCGACCCCGTCGCGGCGGCGAAGGACATCCGGATGACCTTCTACCGCATGGCGATGAACGACGAGGAGACCGTCGCGCTGATCGCCGGCGGCCACACGCTCGGAAAGACGCATGGCGCGGGCGATCCATCCCTGGTCGGAGCCGATCCGGAAGGCTCGGCGATCGAGGACCAGGGGCTCGGCTGGAAGAGCGGCCACGGCACCGGCTTCGGTGCCGACACCATCACCGGCGGCCCGGAAGTCACCTGGTCGCAGACGCCGACGCAGTGGAGCAACCACTTCTTCGACAACCTGTTCAGGTTCGCGTGGGAACTGACCAAGAGCCCCGCCGGCGCCTACCAGTGGGTGGCGAAGGACGCGCCCGAGGACGTGCCCGACGCGCATGATCCGTCGAAGAAGCGCCGCCCGACCATGCTGACGACCGACCTGTCGCTGCGCTTCGACCCGGAATACGAGAAGATCTCGCGCCGGTTCTACGAAAACCCCGACCAGTTCGCCGACGCCTTCGCCCGCGCCTGGTTCAAGCTGACGCACCGCGACATGGGACCCAAGGTGCGCTATCTCGGCCCGCTCGTCCCGCAGGAGACGCTGATCTGGCAGGATCCGATCCCCGACGTCGACCACGAACTGGTCGGCGACCAGGACGTCGCCGACCTGAAGGCGAAGGTCCTGGCATCTGGTCTTTCGGTGTCGGAACTCGTCTCGACGGCTTGGGCATCGGCCTCGACCTTCCGCCGCTCCGACAAGCGCGGCGGCGCCAATGGCGCGCGCATCCGCCTCGCACCGCAGAGGGACTGGGAGGTCAACGATCCGGTCCAGTTGTCCATGGTGCTGGAGAAGCTCGAATCGATCCAGACGGAGTACAACGCCGCCCAGACCGGCGGGAAGAAGGTATCGCTCGCCGATCTCATCGTTCTCGCGGGCTGCGCGGCTGTCGAGAAGGCCGCCCGGGATGCCGGCGTCGACGTGACGGTTCCCTTCACGCCGGGCCGCATGGACGCCTCGCAGGAAGAGACCGACATCGACTCCTTCCGGGCGCTCGAGCCCCGCACGGACGCCTTCCGCAATTACCTCAGCGGCAAGCAGTTCATGCAGCCGGAGGAGGCCATGGTCGACCGGGCCCAGCTGCTGACGCTGACCGGCCCCGAGATGACGGTCCTGCTCGGCGGCCTGCGCGTGCTCGGCGCCAACGCCGGCGGATCCGACCACGGCGTGTTCACCCGCGAGGTCGGAAAGCTCACGAACGACTTCTTCGTGAACCTGCTCACCATGGATACCGAATGGAAGGCGCTCGCCGATGGGACCTATGAGGGCCACGACCGCAGGACCAATGAGGTGAAGTGGCGCGCGACCCGCGTCGACCTGATCTTCGGTTCCCACTCGCAGCTGCGCGCCTTCGCAGAGGTCTACGCCTGCGCCGACTCGCGGGAGAAGTTCGTGAAGGACTTCGTGGCGGCCTGGAACAAGGTGATGAACGCCGATCGCTTCGACTTGGTCTACGAGAAGAAGGCCGCCTAG
- the hisD gene encoding histidinol dehydrogenase: MALTLHHEAPDFEARFAALLASKREVSEDVDQTVRAILARVRDEGDRALVEYTNRFDRNVFSAAELAISHEEIEVAVAGADPGIVEALTLARDRIASHHARQKPVDDRYSDAIGVELGSRWTAIESVGLYVPGGTASYPSSVLMNAVPAKVAGVERIVIVVPAPDGILNPLVLVAARLAGVSEIYRIGGAQAVAALAYGTQTIRPVAKIVGPGNAYVAAAKRQVFGTVGIDMIAGPSEVLVIADGDNDPDWIAADLLAQAEHDTAAQSILITNDAGFATAVEAAVGRQLKALPRAETASASWRDFGAMIVVPNLEAAIPLADRIAPEHLELAFDAAEDFAGRIRNAGAIFIGRHTPEVIGDYVGGSNHVLPTARSARFSSGLSVLDFVKRTSILKLGPDQLRMLAPAAVALAEAEGLAAHARSVSIRLNM, translated from the coding sequence ATGGCCCTGACGCTCCATCACGAGGCGCCGGACTTCGAAGCCCGCTTTGCGGCGCTGCTCGCCTCCAAGCGCGAGGTGTCCGAGGATGTGGACCAGACCGTTCGCGCGATCCTCGCCCGCGTGCGCGACGAGGGCGACCGGGCGCTGGTGGAGTACACCAACCGCTTCGACCGGAACGTCTTCTCGGCTGCCGAACTTGCGATATCGCATGAGGAGATCGAGGTCGCCGTGGCGGGCGCCGACCCCGGTATCGTCGAGGCGCTGACGCTGGCGCGTGACCGGATCGCGTCGCATCACGCGCGCCAGAAGCCTGTCGACGATCGCTACAGCGACGCCATCGGTGTCGAACTCGGTTCTCGCTGGACGGCGATCGAATCGGTGGGGCTCTACGTTCCCGGCGGGACAGCCAGCTATCCGAGTTCGGTGCTGATGAACGCCGTGCCGGCGAAGGTCGCGGGCGTCGAGCGTATCGTCATCGTCGTGCCGGCGCCCGACGGCATCCTCAACCCGTTGGTCCTGGTGGCCGCCCGGCTCGCCGGCGTGTCGGAGATCTACCGCATCGGCGGCGCGCAGGCGGTCGCCGCACTCGCTTACGGCACGCAGACGATCCGCCCGGTGGCGAAGATCGTTGGTCCGGGAAACGCCTATGTCGCGGCGGCCAAGCGGCAGGTCTTCGGCACCGTCGGCATCGACATGATAGCCGGTCCTTCCGAGGTTCTGGTCATCGCCGACGGCGACAACGATCCCGACTGGATCGCCGCCGATCTGCTTGCGCAGGCCGAGCACGACACGGCGGCTCAGTCGATCCTCATCACGAATGATGCCGGGTTCGCTACGGCCGTCGAGGCGGCGGTGGGAAGACAGCTGAAGGCGTTGCCGCGCGCGGAAACCGCGTCGGCGAGTTGGCGCGACTTCGGCGCGATGATCGTCGTGCCCAACCTCGAAGCCGCCATTCCGCTAGCCGACCGGATCGCGCCCGAACACCTCGAACTCGCCTTCGACGCGGCGGAGGATTTCGCCGGACGCATCCGCAATGCCGGCGCCATCTTCATCGGTCGTCACACGCCGGAAGTGATCGGCGACTATGTCGGCGGATCGAATCACGTGTTGCCGACGGCGCGCTCGGCGCGCTTCTCGTCGGGGCTTTCGGTGCTTGATTTCGTCAAGCGGACCTCGATCCTGAAGCTCGGGCCCGACCAGTTGCGCATGCTCGCTCCCGCGGCCGTGGCGCTCGCGGAGGCGGAAGGTCTCGCGGCGCATGCGCGGTCCGTGTCGATCCGGCTGAACATGTAA
- a CDS encoding DUF2948 family protein — MPPLKLLALDDEDLRIVSAHVQDAVLRVADIDYRPAEKRIVLAMNRFVWEAPRRLFRKHDERRRSVLHFDRVMATKTSGIDRNKPDEVLSLLAIEFTAGEAPAGFVDILFSGDATIRLEVECIEARLADLGGAWEATSRPAHRV, encoded by the coding sequence ATGCCGCCGCTGAAACTGTTGGCCCTCGACGACGAAGACCTCCGGATCGTCTCCGCGCACGTGCAGGACGCCGTGCTGCGCGTCGCGGACATCGACTACCGCCCCGCCGAGAAGCGTATCGTGCTAGCGATGAACCGCTTCGTCTGGGAGGCGCCGAGGCGGCTGTTCCGCAAGCACGACGAGCGGCGGCGCAGCGTGCTGCATTTCGACCGGGTGATGGCGACGAAGACCAGCGGCATCGACCGGAACAAGCCGGACGAGGTGCTGTCGCTCCTGGCAATCGAGTTCACTGCGGGAGAAGCCCCCGCCGGCTTCGTCGACATCCTGTTTTCGGGAGATGCCACCATCCGGCTCGAGGTGGAGTGCATCGAGGCGAGGCTTGCCGATCTGGGCGGAGCCTGGGAGGCAACCTCCCGGCCGGCGCACCGGGTGTAG
- a CDS encoding UPF0262 family protein yields the protein MSQDRDRKHKLIDVELDETIGRSTPDVEHERAVAIFDLIEENSFCPVGDEGDGPYRLKLSLADSRLVFAISREDGAPVVTHILSLTPFRRIVKDYFMICESYYDAIRSSTPSHIEAIDMGRRGLHNEGSQTLMDRLAGKIEVDFDTARRLFTLVCVLHWRG from the coding sequence GTGAGCCAGGACCGCGATCGGAAGCACAAGCTGATCGACGTCGAGCTGGACGAGACGATCGGCCGCTCGACGCCCGACGTCGAGCACGAGCGGGCGGTGGCCATCTTCGACCTCATCGAGGAGAACAGCTTTTGTCCCGTCGGCGACGAGGGCGACGGACCCTACAGGCTGAAGCTCTCGCTCGCCGATTCGCGGCTGGTCTTTGCCATCAGCCGCGAGGACGGCGCGCCGGTGGTGACCCACATCCTGTCGCTGACGCCGTTCCGGCGCATCGTGAAGGACTACTTCATGATCTGCGAGAGCTACTACGACGCGATCCGCTCCTCCACGCCGTCCCACATCGAGGCAATCGACATGGGCCGGCGCGGCCTGCACAACGAAGGCTCGCAGACGCTGATGGACAGGCTCGCCGGTAAGATCGAGGTCGATTTCGACACGGCGCGGCGGCTCTTCACGCTGGTCTGCGTGCTGCACTGGCGCGGGTGA
- a CDS encoding RsmB/NOP family class I SAM-dependent RNA methyltransferase translates to MRLGGRLAAAIEVLEDIRARHRPAADALRDWGLSHRFAGAGDRAAIGNIVYDALRRKRSAGYLFGSDEPRAAAFGALFLEWGETPETVKAALTGDRFAPPLLSDDEIGALGANRLEEAPEAVRADVPDWCAPFLEARFGAGWVAEGMALSARPPLDLRVNTLKADRDKVLRELSGMNAEPTAMSPHGIRIPPIKGSGRHPNVQAEPAFRKGWLEVQDEGSQIAAALAGAESGLQVLDYCAGAGGKTLALSAAMENRGQVFAHDSEKQRLSPIFDRLRRADVRNVQVVPRPEELAPLEKRMDLVLVDAPCTGSGTWRRRPDAKWRLTDRQLEVRMAEQEKILAEASRFVRPGGRLAYVTCSIFPQENVERIDAFLAANPGFNPVDHAQLFESRFEGKSGSARIDPAKGISLTPAYSGTDGFYVAVLSRAA, encoded by the coding sequence ATGCGACTTGGCGGACGGCTGGCCGCGGCCATCGAAGTTCTGGAAGACATTCGGGCAAGGCATCGCCCCGCGGCCGACGCGCTGCGGGACTGGGGCCTTTCGCACCGCTTCGCAGGCGCCGGCGACCGGGCCGCGATCGGCAACATCGTCTACGATGCGCTGCGGCGGAAACGCTCGGCGGGATACCTTTTCGGTTCGGACGAGCCGCGCGCGGCCGCGTTCGGGGCGCTTTTCCTCGAATGGGGCGAGACGCCGGAGACAGTCAAAGCGGCGCTGACCGGTGATCGCTTCGCCCCTCCCCTCCTTTCCGACGACGAAATCGGAGCCTTGGGTGCCAACCGCCTGGAAGAGGCGCCCGAGGCCGTTCGCGCCGACGTGCCCGACTGGTGCGCTCCGTTCCTGGAGGCACGGTTCGGAGCCGGTTGGGTCGCGGAAGGAATGGCGCTTTCGGCCCGCCCGCCGCTCGATCTGCGCGTGAACACGCTGAAGGCCGACAGGGACAAGGTGCTGCGCGAACTCTCGGGCATGAATGCGGAGCCCACCGCGATGTCGCCCCATGGCATCCGCATTCCGCCGATCAAAGGCAGCGGCCGGCATCCCAACGTCCAGGCCGAGCCGGCTTTCCGTAAGGGTTGGCTGGAGGTGCAGGACGAAGGCTCCCAGATCGCCGCCGCCCTCGCGGGAGCCGAATCGGGCCTGCAGGTGCTCGACTATTGCGCCGGCGCCGGCGGCAAGACGCTGGCCCTTTCCGCCGCGATGGAAAACCGCGGCCAGGTTTTTGCGCACGATTCCGAAAAGCAGCGTCTCTCTCCGATCTTCGACCGGCTGCGTCGCGCGGACGTTCGCAACGTTCAGGTCGTCCCGCGCCCGGAAGAACTCGCACCGCTCGAGAAAAGGATGGATCTGGTCCTCGTCGATGCACCCTGCACCGGATCAGGCACGTGGCGGCGGCGTCCCGACGCCAAATGGCGCCTTACCGACCGCCAGCTGGAAGTCCGCATGGCCGAGCAGGAGAAGATCCTGGCCGAAGCGAGCCGGTTCGTGCGTCCGGGTGGCCGTCTGGCCTACGTGACCTGTTCCATTTTCCCGCAGGAGAACGTCGAGCGGATCGATGCATTCCTCGCGGCGAACCCGGGTTTCAACCCGGTCGACCACGCGCAGCTCTTCGAAAGCCGTTTCGAGGGGAAGAGCGGATCGGCGCGGATCGATCCCGCGAAGGGCATCTCCCTGACGCCTGCTTACAGCGGGACCGACGGGTTCTATGTTGCCGTCCTGTCGCGCGCGGCGTGA
- a CDS encoding TspO/MBR family protein — MQNTRTTALIFFLALVLAGGLTIGYLNTPGEWYAGLAKPPFNPPSWLFGPAWTVLYVLIGIAGARIWSRVPRSSAMAAWWTQLALNFLWSPVFFTMHAVGMAFIVILGMLAAIVFFIVLAWRVDRVSAFLFLPYLCWVSFAGLLNGSILWLN; from the coding sequence ATGCAGAATACGCGGACGACCGCGCTCATCTTCTTCCTGGCCCTCGTGTTGGCCGGCGGCCTGACGATCGGCTATCTCAACACGCCGGGCGAATGGTATGCTGGCCTCGCCAAGCCGCCCTTCAATCCACCCAGTTGGCTGTTCGGGCCGGCCTGGACGGTTCTCTACGTCCTGATCGGCATCGCGGGAGCGCGCATCTGGAGCCGCGTTCCGAGGAGTTCGGCCATGGCCGCATGGTGGACGCAGCTCGCACTGAACTTCCTCTGGTCTCCCGTCTTCTTCACGATGCATGCCGTCGGAATGGCCTTCATCGTTATCCTTGGGATGCTGGCTGCGATCGTATTCTTCATCGTCCTTGCATGGCGCGTCGATCGCGTCTCCGCCTTCCTGTTCCTGCCATATCTGTGCTGGGTGTCGTTCGCGGGTCTCCTTAACGGCTCGATACTCTGGCTCAACTGA
- a CDS encoding cyclic nucleotide-binding domain-containing protein: protein MEQLFEQFSDPSKFVGHINYILVILSVSMSSMRWLRIFAIASGITGVLYYGFMVSDLISATWEFIFTTVNAIQLAIVLLAGRRRRHSDDERLFIETVMPTLEGNLRARMLKLARWETKEPGEVLIAEGEAAPLLVFIARGAASVEKNGKIVGVCGPGDFLGEMSFLSGKPASATVRVSNEIRCCVYEPAVLRALLQRNPQIKQALEFSFNRNLVGKLDRMNESKHATV from the coding sequence ATGGAACAGTTGTTCGAGCAGTTTTCCGATCCCAGCAAGTTCGTCGGCCACATAAACTACATCCTCGTCATCCTGTCGGTCTCGATGAGCAGCATGCGATGGCTGCGCATATTCGCCATCGCCAGCGGCATCACCGGCGTCCTCTATTACGGCTTCATGGTCTCCGACCTGATCAGCGCCACGTGGGAGTTCATCTTCACCACCGTCAACGCGATCCAGCTCGCGATCGTGCTGCTTGCCGGGCGCCGGCGGCGCCATTCCGACGACGAGCGGCTCTTCATCGAGACGGTCATGCCGACGCTCGAAGGTAATCTGCGTGCCCGCATGCTCAAGCTCGCGCGCTGGGAGACGAAAGAGCCAGGCGAAGTGCTGATCGCCGAGGGTGAGGCCGCGCCGCTTCTCGTCTTCATCGCACGCGGCGCGGCGAGCGTGGAGAAGAACGGCAAGATCGTCGGCGTTTGCGGCCCGGGCGACTTCCTCGGCGAGATGAGTTTCCTCTCCGGCAAGCCGGCTTCGGCGACGGTCCGCGTCTCGAACGAGATCCGCTGTTGCGTCTACGAACCGGCAGTCCTGCGAGCCCTCCTGCAGCGCAATCCCCAGATCAAGCAGGCGCTGGAGTTCAGCTTCAACCGTAATCTGGTCGGCAAGCTCGATCGTATGAACGAAAGCAAGCACGCGACGGTTTGA
- a CDS encoding PaaI family thioesterase, with translation MAAMLVSDIDFEERVRASFARQKVMATIGAELTQVTPGMIEIEMPFSEELTQQHGFLHAGVISTALDSACGYAAYSLMPADAAVLTIEFKLNLLAPGRGERFLFRGSVTKPGRTIIVADGQAYAFGGNGEAKLVATMTGSMMVVQGREGMEG, from the coding sequence ATGGCCGCAATGCTGGTATCCGACATCGACTTCGAGGAGCGCGTGCGCGCCAGCTTCGCACGCCAGAAGGTGATGGCCACGATCGGCGCCGAACTCACGCAGGTGACGCCCGGCATGATCGAGATCGAGATGCCGTTTTCGGAAGAACTGACGCAGCAGCACGGTTTCCTTCATGCCGGGGTGATTTCGACCGCGCTGGATTCGGCCTGCGGATATGCCGCCTATTCGCTGATGCCCGCGGATGCCGCGGTGCTGACCATCGAGTTCAAGCTGAACCTTCTCGCCCCCGGTCGTGGCGAACGTTTCCTGTTCAGGGGTTCGGTCACCAAGCCCGGTCGCACCATCATTGTCGCCGACGGTCAGGCCTATGCGTTCGGCGGCAACGGCGAGGCGAAACTCGTGGCGACGATGACCGGGTCCATGATGGTCGTCCAGGGGCGCGAAGGCATGGAAGGATGA
- the infA gene encoding translation initiation factor IF-1, with protein MPKEEVLEFPGTVTELLPNAMFRVKLENEHEIIAHTAGRMRKNRIRVLTGDKVLVEMTPYDLTKGRITYRFK; from the coding sequence ATGCCGAAGGAAGAAGTCCTCGAATTTCCGGGCACCGTCACGGAATTGCTGCCCAACGCGATGTTTCGCGTCAAGCTGGAAAACGAACACGAGATCATCGCGCACACCGCGGGGCGCATGCGCAAGAACCGCATCCGTGTCCTGACCGGCGACAAGGTCCTGGTCGAGATGACCCCGTACGACCTCACCAAGGGCCGCATCACCTACCGCTTCAAGTAA